A genomic window from Pyxidicoccus trucidator includes:
- the cglD gene encoding adventurous gliding motility lipoprotein CglD, which yields MRTPITRFITSLLLSASLLTGCGGDSGDPDPKPAVDAGTEPVDSGLPPPLEEDAGIEPDPDPDPGRVPTDVADEENPEKDSDCDGLTDAEEFANIYPNGQKTDPGLRDTDGDGLRDGVEVGRTTTLNTACTFRADADPDSRTSPVKADTDGDGLADGLEDTNRNGAREPGETDPNALDSDGDGLKDGEEDTNLSGTLSPGETDPRKRDSDDDGLPDGLEKQLGTNPLNPDTDGDSCRDGDEDKDRDGVKDSGETDPKVADCAASVLDTDFDGIPDAVETATGTNKDSADTDSDGTPDGVEDENRNGRVDANETDPRLTDTDCDGLQDGPGRGGFLGEDPNNNGRVDANETNPTNPDTDGDGLSDGLERSVATAAAPRTNCGYSGDTHTTTNTSPVNADTDGDGIQDGAEDANQNGQVDPGELDPRNPNDGAPTTPAGQACRTTNLRTVTFKEDSGGDLRLALPSTFKDANLVNLTVNGSSVGLIGWDDTKQVTLIAYKRGQVGAAADPTADEAGIRTASFNSATRDYTQTFTTWDGFPALAARYSQAGTTDLKAFTNTLARSLVPGSTGALAGTAGITGPFKMQAQYVHRSNQSVVVVLAITPTARYTEGGSLFTLSDTAGGTALAQFGDADAVQCEKFTAQQAVVDFLFVVDDSGSMATSQQSLADAATAVAQKLGNATLDWRLAMVTTSYTVSGEPNTGLLRGFTRNVNQFRAWLTEDSTCGGNGQCTNVTIPAGGQATTCTSKNQCWVDIDGNGSERSLDAARKAINDLKAAGGTEDTRIRPGAKVVVVILTDTRDQSSNPIATFTQYFLDTGSVVGESNNPVDQPIQVHGIICPPDGPRCWVDPENSNNYEENANPRHLDIIQATGGVYGSIREAASITTTINAIVDSVIASVGYKTLKPPIGASLRVAVAEVLDAVTCPTAGDLPRSRTHGFDVDGISRAVSFYGACRPKTSGSTEAAVSYRYWSDRTTNPNGVPPPCRADPYYDASEADSCRGKLTCNRTTDRCECPADCGGGGAPGQVCNTDPAVCAFTCTADCGGTCGTYESCNQAACACTCVQTATCAEGYAFDPNVCGCACDTAALNCGARYQPDANACACVCKADCGGCGLREVCNPSTCQCEGTIG from the coding sequence ATGCGAACCCCCATCACACGATTCATCACCAGCCTGCTGCTGTCGGCTTCACTGCTGACCGGCTGCGGCGGGGACAGTGGCGACCCCGACCCGAAGCCCGCGGTGGATGCCGGCACGGAGCCGGTGGACAGCGGGCTGCCCCCACCCCTCGAGGAGGACGCTGGCATCGAGCCGGACCCGGACCCGGACCCGGGCCGGGTGCCCACGGATGTCGCCGATGAGGAGAACCCGGAGAAGGACTCGGACTGCGACGGCCTGACGGACGCGGAGGAGTTCGCCAACATCTACCCCAACGGGCAGAAGACGGACCCCGGCCTGCGCGACACCGACGGCGACGGCCTCCGTGACGGCGTGGAGGTGGGCCGCACCACCACCCTCAACACGGCGTGCACCTTCCGCGCGGACGCGGACCCGGACTCGCGCACCTCGCCGGTGAAGGCGGACACGGACGGCGACGGCCTCGCGGACGGCCTGGAGGACACCAACCGCAATGGCGCCCGGGAGCCGGGCGAGACGGACCCGAACGCGCTCGACTCGGACGGTGACGGCCTGAAGGATGGCGAGGAGGACACCAACCTCAGCGGCACGTTGAGCCCGGGCGAGACGGACCCGCGCAAGCGCGACTCGGATGACGACGGGCTGCCGGACGGCCTGGAGAAGCAGCTGGGGACGAACCCGCTCAATCCAGACACCGACGGCGACTCGTGCCGCGACGGCGACGAGGACAAGGACCGCGACGGCGTGAAGGACTCGGGTGAGACGGACCCGAAGGTGGCCGACTGCGCCGCCTCCGTGCTGGACACGGACTTCGACGGCATCCCCGACGCGGTGGAGACGGCCACCGGCACCAACAAGGACAGCGCCGACACGGACAGTGACGGCACGCCCGACGGCGTGGAGGACGAGAACCGCAACGGCCGCGTGGACGCGAACGAGACGGACCCGCGCCTGACGGACACCGACTGCGACGGCCTGCAGGACGGCCCCGGCCGCGGCGGCTTCCTGGGCGAGGACCCCAACAACAACGGCCGCGTGGACGCGAACGAGACGAACCCCACCAACCCGGACACGGACGGCGACGGCCTCTCGGACGGCCTGGAGCGCAGCGTGGCGACGGCGGCGGCGCCCCGGACCAACTGCGGCTACTCCGGTGACACGCACACCACGACCAACACCTCGCCGGTGAATGCCGACACGGACGGCGACGGCATCCAGGACGGCGCGGAGGACGCCAACCAGAACGGGCAGGTGGACCCGGGCGAGCTGGACCCGCGCAACCCCAATGACGGCGCGCCCACCACGCCGGCCGGTCAGGCGTGCCGGACGACCAACCTGCGCACCGTCACCTTCAAGGAGGACTCCGGCGGAGACCTGCGGCTGGCCCTGCCCAGCACCTTCAAGGATGCCAACCTGGTGAACCTCACCGTGAATGGCAGCTCGGTGGGCCTCATCGGCTGGGACGACACGAAGCAGGTGACACTGATTGCGTACAAGCGGGGCCAGGTGGGCGCCGCCGCGGACCCCACCGCGGACGAGGCCGGCATCCGCACGGCGTCCTTCAACAGCGCCACGCGCGACTACACGCAGACCTTCACCACGTGGGACGGCTTCCCGGCCCTGGCCGCGCGCTACTCGCAGGCGGGCACCACGGACCTGAAGGCCTTCACCAACACCCTGGCGCGCTCGCTGGTGCCGGGCAGCACCGGAGCGCTGGCGGGGACGGCCGGCATCACCGGTCCGTTCAAGATGCAGGCGCAGTACGTGCACCGCTCCAACCAGAGCGTGGTGGTGGTGCTGGCGATTACGCCGACGGCCCGGTACACGGAGGGCGGCAGCCTCTTCACCCTGTCGGACACGGCGGGTGGCACGGCGCTGGCGCAGTTCGGTGACGCGGACGCGGTGCAGTGCGAGAAGTTCACCGCGCAGCAGGCGGTGGTGGACTTCCTCTTCGTGGTGGACGACAGCGGCTCCATGGCCACCTCGCAGCAGTCGCTGGCGGACGCGGCCACGGCGGTGGCGCAGAAGCTGGGCAACGCGACGCTCGACTGGCGCCTGGCCATGGTGACGACGAGCTACACCGTGTCGGGAGAGCCCAACACGGGCCTGCTGCGCGGCTTCACGCGGAACGTCAACCAGTTCCGGGCGTGGCTGACGGAGGACAGCACCTGCGGCGGCAACGGGCAGTGCACCAACGTCACCATCCCCGCGGGCGGCCAGGCCACCACGTGCACGAGCAAGAACCAGTGCTGGGTGGACATCGACGGCAACGGCTCGGAGCGCTCGCTGGACGCGGCGCGCAAGGCCATCAATGACCTGAAGGCGGCGGGGGGCACCGAGGACACCCGAATCCGCCCGGGGGCCAAGGTGGTGGTCGTCATCCTGACGGACACGCGGGACCAGTCGTCCAACCCCATTGCCACCTTCACGCAGTACTTCCTGGATACGGGCTCCGTGGTGGGGGAGAGCAACAACCCGGTGGACCAGCCCATCCAGGTCCACGGCATCATCTGCCCGCCGGACGGACCGCGCTGCTGGGTGGACCCGGAGAACTCCAACAACTACGAGGAGAACGCCAACCCGCGGCACCTGGACATCATCCAGGCCACGGGCGGCGTGTACGGGAGCATCCGTGAGGCGGCCTCCATCACCACCACCATCAACGCCATTGTCGACAGCGTCATCGCCTCGGTGGGCTACAAGACGCTGAAGCCGCCCATCGGCGCCTCGCTGAGGGTGGCGGTGGCGGAGGTGTTGGATGCCGTCACCTGTCCGACCGCGGGTGATTTGCCGCGCAGTCGGACTCACGGCTTCGACGTGGACGGCATCAGCCGGGCGGTGTCCTTCTACGGCGCCTGCCGGCCGAAGACGTCGGGCAGCACGGAGGCGGCGGTCTCCTACCGGTACTGGAGCGACCGCACCACCAACCCCAACGGCGTGCCGCCGCCGTGCAGGGCGGACCCGTACTACGACGCCAGCGAGGCGGACTCGTGCCGCGGCAAGCTCACGTGCAACCGGACGACGGACCGGTGCGAGTGCCCGGCCGACTGCGGCGGGGGTGGCGCGCCGGGTCAGGTGTGCAACACGGACCCGGCGGTGTGCGCCTTCACCTGCACGGCGGACTGCGGCGGGACGTGCGGGACGTATGAGTCGTGCAACCAGGCCGCCTGCGCCTGCACGTGCGTCCAGACGGCCACCTGCGCGGAGGGCTACGCCTTCGACCCGAACGTGTGCGGCTGCGCCTGCGACACGGCGGCGCTGAACTGCGGCGCCCGGTACCAGCCGGACGCCAATGCCTGCGCCTGCGTGTGCAAGGCGGACTGCGGTGGCTGCGGGCTGCGCGAGGTGTGCAACCCGAGCACGTGTCAGTGCGAGGGCACCATCGGCTGA
- a CDS encoding TIGR02266 family protein, with translation MPVFGLAALWNGSASPERVAAWVEGLGTVLSSAQSLQLVVALRPEEAGLELKVEAPGYPRAAVERLAEEAKRSGGTFVELWRMPKAERDAFRATTFGGGTAYRGDERATVARALQQHVETLTASDAPSAPPANPMEASRSGAGSPPSGSFAAVGRVAASVPPQEGAASPAGPAQQAPAPPPAARPHTHRVPTTPPGSPQRRGRRFAVKLELEFRTELDFVREHALNISNGGLFVRTAHRPQPDSVVTVDVKLPNGDRLQGDAVVVHLVDDPYTGGVGLAFLSDDVTFSQTLDRYLASLVGGAG, from the coding sequence GTGCCTGTCTTCGGTCTCGCGGCATTGTGGAATGGCTCGGCCTCGCCAGAGCGCGTGGCGGCATGGGTGGAGGGACTCGGCACGGTGCTGTCCTCCGCCCAGTCGCTCCAGCTCGTGGTGGCGCTGCGTCCGGAGGAGGCGGGCCTCGAGCTGAAGGTGGAGGCCCCTGGCTACCCGCGCGCGGCCGTGGAGCGGCTGGCCGAGGAGGCGAAGCGCAGCGGCGGCACTTTCGTGGAGCTGTGGCGCATGCCCAAGGCCGAGCGCGATGCCTTTCGCGCCACCACCTTCGGCGGCGGCACCGCCTACCGCGGTGACGAGCGCGCCACCGTCGCGAGGGCCCTGCAGCAGCACGTGGAGACGCTGACCGCGAGCGACGCGCCCTCCGCACCGCCCGCCAACCCGATGGAGGCGTCCAGGTCCGGGGCGGGCTCCCCACCCTCGGGCTCCTTCGCGGCCGTCGGGCGTGTCGCCGCGAGCGTGCCCCCTCAAGAGGGAGCCGCATCCCCCGCCGGGCCCGCGCAGCAAGCCCCCGCTCCGCCGCCCGCCGCCAGGCCGCACACGCACCGGGTGCCCACGACGCCGCCGGGCAGTCCTCAGCGGCGCGGGCGGCGCTTCGCGGTGAAGCTGGAGCTGGAGTTCCGCACCGAGCTGGACTTCGTGCGCGAGCACGCGCTCAACATCTCCAACGGAGGCCTCTTCGTGCGCACCGCGCACCGGCCGCAGCCCGACAGCGTCGTCACCGTGGACGTGAAGCTGCCCAACGGCGACCGGCTGCAGGGCGACGCGGTGGTGGTGCACCTGGTGGACGACCCGTACACGGGAGGCGTGGGGCTCGCGTTCCTCAGCGACGACGTCACCTTTTCCCAGACGCTGGACCGCTACCTGGCGAGCCTGGTCGGCGGCGCGGGCTGA
- the rhuM gene encoding RhuM family protein — translation MTDLVRRESEFLLYTAPDGTVKVGVLFRDETAWLTQKALAELFGVGVPAINKHLKNIFESGELEPAATVSKMEMVRVEGAREVTRTVEVYNLDAIIAVGYRVNSYQATQFRIWATKTLREFMLKGFVLDDDRLKQGKALFGKDYFDELLERIREIRASERRFYQKITDIYALAVNYDAHAPLTREFFATVQNKLHWAITGQTAAELIYTSADATRLFMGLTTWKDAPHGKILKSDVTVAKNYLSEAHVKELNRIVSAYLDLAENRAARGILMKMADWTSFLNSFLELSSYPILADKGKVSALEAKLKAEGEYEVYRRQQDAEFVSDFDRVVEEAKRLKDSPAPKAISPGSSKARSVTKPDKVPSKRRRKP, via the coding sequence ATGACAGACCTCGTCCGCCGCGAGTCCGAGTTTTTGCTCTACACGGCCCCTGACGGCACCGTGAAGGTCGGTGTGCTCTTTCGGGACGAGACCGCATGGCTCACCCAGAAGGCGCTGGCGGAGCTCTTCGGGGTGGGCGTGCCCGCCATCAACAAGCATCTGAAGAACATCTTCGAGTCCGGAGAACTCGAGCCGGCAGCAACTGTTTCCAAAATGGAAATGGTTCGAGTCGAGGGCGCTCGCGAGGTCACTCGCACGGTCGAGGTCTACAATCTCGACGCAATCATCGCTGTCGGCTACCGCGTGAACAGCTACCAGGCGACCCAGTTCCGCATCTGGGCCACCAAGACGTTACGCGAGTTCATGCTCAAGGGCTTCGTCCTCGACGATGACCGCTTGAAACAGGGCAAAGCGCTCTTCGGCAAGGACTACTTCGACGAACTGCTTGAGCGGATCCGGGAGATCCGCGCGAGCGAGCGACGATTCTACCAGAAGATTACCGACATCTACGCGCTCGCGGTCAACTACGACGCGCACGCGCCGCTGACGCGAGAGTTCTTCGCGACCGTGCAGAACAAGCTGCACTGGGCCATCACCGGGCAGACCGCCGCGGAGCTCATCTACACCTCGGCCGATGCGACCAGGCTCTTCATGGGCCTCACGACCTGGAAGGACGCCCCGCACGGCAAGATCCTCAAGTCCGACGTAACCGTCGCGAAGAACTACCTGAGCGAGGCGCACGTCAAGGAACTGAACCGCATCGTCTCCGCGTACCTCGACCTCGCGGAGAACCGCGCTGCGCGCGGCATCCTGATGAAGATGGCCGACTGGACGTCGTTCCTGAACAGCTTCCTTGAGCTGTCGAGCTACCCGATCCTCGCCGACAAGGGGAAGGTCAGCGCCCTCGAAGCGAAGCTCAAGGCCGAAGGCGAGTACGAGGTCTACCGCAGGCAGCAAGACGCGGAGTTCGTCTCGGACTTCGATCGCGTCGTCGAGGAGGCGAAGCGTCTCAAGGACAGCCCTGCGCCGAAGGCGATATCACCCGGGAGCTCGAAAGCGCGCAGCGTGACGAAGCCCGATAAGGTCCCGAGCAAGAGGAGGCGAAAGCCATGA
- a CDS encoding M14 family metallopeptidase, whose protein sequence is MLLPTLLALALTQAPPPLTTVAEQSGWKRTGRYAEVESLCRAFPKAFPGKVRCDTLGTTPEGRPLLALVASADGTLTPAAAVKKGRPVVFFQGGIHAGEIDGKDAGFWLLRELLSGSALPGVLKGVTAVFVPVFNVDGHERFGPNNRPNQVGPEEMGWRVTGQNLNLNRDYVKADAPEMVALLKYLHAWDPLVYADLHVTDGAQFEPDVSVGVEPQKSGPEPLRALGVKLRQELFTELESQGHLPVEFYPSFREDDDPTSGFAYGVAQPRFSHVYWSIHRRFGVLVETHSWKPYAQRVKATRNVVAGLLRLVARDGAALRAAVKAQDTEAASGKVREVVLGWENTDKSRPLAFRGYAYERAPSALSGQTWIRYDPSKPQVWNVPYFDEIRPALTAQLPSGGYLVPPAHAAWVAEKLTAHGLRFQRLTRAVPSAEAEQFRATDVKWGAQSVEGHQPLAVKGAWEKGTHALPAGTLYVPVAQPGVELVAHILEPTAPDSLVAWGLFNTHFEQKEYIEDYVLEPFARELLAKDATVKAEWEAKLKDAAFAKDPRARLRFFYERHPARDVRLRVYPILRTQSAPAGLASAK, encoded by the coding sequence ATGCTCCTGCCCACCCTCCTCGCCCTGGCGCTCACCCAGGCGCCACCCCCTCTCACCACCGTCGCCGAACAGAGCGGCTGGAAGCGCACCGGCCGCTACGCGGAGGTGGAGTCCCTCTGCCGCGCCTTCCCCAAGGCCTTCCCGGGCAAGGTCCGCTGCGACACGCTCGGCACCACGCCGGAGGGCCGGCCGCTGCTCGCGCTCGTCGCCAGCGCGGATGGAACGCTCACTCCCGCCGCCGCCGTGAAGAAGGGCCGCCCCGTCGTCTTCTTCCAGGGTGGCATCCACGCGGGCGAGATTGACGGCAAGGATGCCGGCTTCTGGCTGCTGCGCGAGCTGCTCTCCGGCAGCGCCCTGCCCGGTGTGCTCAAGGGCGTCACCGCCGTCTTCGTGCCCGTCTTCAACGTGGACGGCCACGAGCGCTTCGGCCCCAACAACCGCCCCAACCAGGTGGGCCCGGAGGAGATGGGCTGGCGCGTCACCGGGCAGAACCTCAACCTCAACCGCGACTACGTGAAGGCGGACGCCCCGGAGATGGTGGCCCTGCTGAAGTACCTCCACGCGTGGGACCCGCTCGTCTACGCGGACCTGCACGTCACCGACGGCGCGCAGTTCGAGCCCGACGTGTCCGTGGGCGTGGAGCCGCAGAAGTCCGGCCCGGAGCCCCTGCGTGCGCTCGGAGTGAAGCTGCGCCAGGAGCTGTTCACCGAGCTGGAGTCCCAGGGCCACCTGCCGGTGGAGTTCTATCCGTCGTTCCGTGAGGACGACGACCCGACGTCCGGCTTCGCCTATGGCGTGGCGCAGCCCCGCTTCAGCCACGTCTACTGGTCCATCCACCGCCGCTTCGGCGTGCTGGTGGAGACGCACTCGTGGAAGCCCTACGCGCAGCGCGTGAAGGCCACGCGCAACGTGGTGGCCGGCCTGCTGCGGCTCGTGGCGAGAGACGGCGCGGCCCTGCGCGCGGCGGTGAAGGCGCAGGACACCGAGGCCGCGTCTGGCAAGGTGCGCGAGGTGGTGCTCGGCTGGGAGAACACCGATAAGAGTCGGCCCCTCGCCTTCCGCGGCTACGCCTACGAGCGCGCCCCGTCCGCGCTCTCCGGCCAGACGTGGATTCGGTATGACCCGTCCAAGCCGCAGGTGTGGAACGTGCCGTACTTCGACGAAATCCGTCCCGCGCTGACGGCGCAGCTGCCCTCGGGCGGCTACCTGGTACCGCCGGCCCACGCGGCGTGGGTGGCGGAGAAGCTCACCGCCCACGGACTGCGCTTCCAGCGCCTCACCCGTGCCGTGCCCTCCGCCGAGGCGGAGCAGTTCCGCGCCACCGACGTGAAGTGGGGCGCCCAGTCCGTCGAGGGCCACCAGCCGCTCGCCGTGAAGGGCGCCTGGGAGAAGGGCACGCACGCGCTGCCCGCGGGCACGCTTTACGTGCCGGTGGCCCAGCCGGGCGTGGAATTGGTCGCGCACATCCTGGAGCCCACGGCCCCGGACTCGCTGGTGGCGTGGGGCCTCTTCAACACCCACTTCGAGCAGAAGGAATACATCGAGGACTACGTGCTGGAGCCCTTCGCCCGCGAGCTGCTGGCGAAGGACGCCACGGTGAAGGCCGAGTGGGAGGCGAAGCTGAAGGACGCCGCCTTCGCCAAGGACCCACGCGCCCGCCTGCGCTTCTTCTACGAGCGCCACCCCGCGCGCGACGTGCGCCTGCGCGTCTATCCCATCCTGCGCACGCAGAGCGCCCCGGCCGGCCTCGCCTCCGCGAAGTAG
- a CDS encoding serine/threonine-protein kinase — MDGVSETWPRDCGRFELLSRLGRGGMAEVFLARMQEGPRAGERVALKRVRPERAHDAEAHEQLLHEAELARCLNHPHIVGFVEYGELRDGGYLAMELVEGPDLGRVLAQCRRRRIELPVDIAVFIVRQVLEALAHAHHATSTTGRPLGVVHCDVSPHNVLLSRTGEVKLADFGVARSRAGMALDARRLGKQQYRSPELIAGDVSVAVDLWAAAVLLYELLSLESPFPSGPGDEVESSIRGGRVTPIRMLVPEVSDALALVLDRALAPHPAQRFKSAEQFARALLPLSDDRVATPLAVAAVVRGLMGAEF; from the coding sequence ATGGACGGCGTGTCGGAGACGTGGCCGCGAGACTGTGGCCGCTTCGAGCTGTTGTCCCGGCTGGGGCGCGGGGGCATGGCGGAGGTGTTCCTCGCGCGGATGCAGGAGGGTCCCCGGGCCGGCGAGCGCGTGGCCCTCAAGCGGGTGCGCCCCGAGCGCGCGCATGACGCCGAGGCCCACGAGCAGCTCCTCCACGAGGCGGAGCTGGCACGGTGCCTGAACCATCCGCACATCGTCGGCTTCGTGGAGTACGGCGAGCTGCGCGACGGCGGCTACCTCGCCATGGAGCTGGTCGAGGGCCCGGACCTGGGCCGCGTGCTGGCGCAATGCCGGCGGCGCCGGATTGAGCTGCCCGTGGACATCGCCGTGTTCATCGTCCGGCAGGTGCTGGAGGCGCTCGCGCACGCGCACCACGCCACCAGCACCACGGGGCGACCGCTGGGCGTGGTGCACTGTGACGTGTCGCCGCACAACGTGCTGCTGTCGCGCACGGGAGAGGTGAAGCTGGCGGACTTCGGCGTGGCCCGCTCGCGCGCGGGAATGGCGCTGGATGCGCGGCGCCTGGGCAAGCAGCAGTACCGCTCGCCGGAGCTGATTGCCGGTGACGTGTCCGTGGCGGTGGACCTCTGGGCGGCGGCGGTGCTGCTGTACGAGCTGCTCTCGCTGGAGTCGCCCTTCCCCTCCGGCCCGGGTGACGAGGTGGAGTCCTCCATCCGAGGAGGCCGGGTGACGCCCATCCGCATGCTGGTGCCGGAAGTCTCGGACGCGCTGGCCCTGGTGCTGGACCGCGCGCTGGCGCCCCACCCCGCGCAGCGCTTCAAGTCCGCGGAGCAGTTCGCCCGGGCGCTCCTACCGCTCAGTGACGACCGCGTGGCCACGCCGCTCGCGGTGGCCGCCGTGGTGCGCGGGTTGATGGGCGCGGAGTTCTGA